One window from the genome of Synechococcus sp. PROS-7-1 encodes:
- a CDS encoding MFS transporter has product MSVSTDERPTSEALQAGAWRRILAVGVEGFASGLPLMSISTLLQGWLTASGVPVAMVGLLGLTELPYTLKLFWAPLMDRWAIPWPDRRRGWMALLQVLLGIGLLSFTRLQPSASQAVVLTIGLTALGVAILSASQDVVLDAYRTDLLPQAERGGGAAAATLGYRGAMLFIGAGGFLIAGRFSWQAAFATAGVLMLAIAPITVLAPRLQAIQHPVPNLREAVLGPAREFLGRTGPRRALQILVLVMLYRWPDGLLGLMAVPFLIQSGFSPETIGTIQGGWGIGAAMAGTAVGGAWFSRLGLNRALWVYGVIGAFSNLAYWALARFGGGFQGLLIAVSVENFCSGMVVSAFLALLMSLCNPRFSAAQYALLSGIYALSRSVLSTPGGLVASQVGWSSFFGLTVAAAVPSLLLLTVVAPWRERLPRGAFDPNRDAT; this is encoded by the coding sequence ATGAGCGTCAGCACTGACGAACGACCAACTTCCGAGGCGCTTCAGGCGGGTGCCTGGCGTCGCATCCTTGCCGTCGGGGTGGAAGGCTTCGCCAGTGGGCTGCCACTGATGTCGATCAGCACCCTATTGCAGGGGTGGCTGACCGCAAGCGGTGTCCCCGTTGCCATGGTGGGCTTGCTGGGGCTGACGGAGCTGCCCTACACCCTGAAACTGTTTTGGGCCCCATTGATGGATCGCTGGGCGATTCCCTGGCCCGACCGGCGGCGGGGCTGGATGGCCCTGCTTCAGGTGCTCCTGGGGATCGGCCTCCTCAGTTTCACCCGTCTGCAGCCAAGCGCCTCGCAGGCCGTCGTGCTGACCATCGGGCTCACGGCCCTAGGGGTCGCCATCCTCAGCGCCTCCCAGGATGTGGTGCTGGATGCCTATCGAACCGATCTGCTGCCCCAAGCGGAAAGGGGAGGAGGAGCAGCGGCGGCGACACTCGGATATCGCGGTGCGATGTTGTTCATCGGCGCCGGTGGGTTCCTGATCGCCGGCCGTTTTAGCTGGCAGGCCGCCTTCGCCACAGCCGGCGTTCTGATGCTGGCGATCGCACCGATCACCGTGCTGGCGCCTCGGTTGCAAGCGATTCAACATCCCGTGCCCAACCTGCGGGAAGCCGTACTCGGGCCAGCCCGTGAATTTCTCGGCCGAACCGGACCACGACGGGCCCTCCAGATCCTGGTGCTGGTGATGCTCTATCGCTGGCCCGATGGCCTGCTGGGCTTGATGGCGGTGCCCTTTCTGATCCAGAGCGGCTTCTCCCCCGAAACCATCGGGACCATTCAGGGGGGATGGGGGATCGGCGCTGCCATGGCCGGCACGGCGGTGGGCGGTGCCTGGTTCTCCCGGCTTGGCCTCAACCGAGCACTCTGGGTGTATGGCGTGATCGGAGCCTTCAGCAATCTGGCTTACTGGGCTCTGGCTCGTTTCGGAGGTGGCTTCCAAGGTCTGTTGATCGCCGTGAGCGTGGAGAACTTCTGCAGCGGGATGGTGGTGAGCGCCTTCCTGGCTCTACTGATGAGTCTGTGCAACCCGCGCTTTTCAGCAGCCCAGTACGCCCTGCTCTCCGGGATCTATGCCCTCAGTCGCTCCGTTCTGTCCACTCCCGGAGGCCTGGTCGCCTCCCAGGTGGGTTGGAGCAGCTTTTTCGGCCTCACGGTCGCAGCCGCCGTGCCCTCGCTGCTCTTACTCACGGTCGTGGCGCCCTGGCGAGAGCGACTGCCACGGGGAGCCTTCGATCCCAATCGAGATGCCACCTGA
- the rlmN gene encoding 23S rRNA (adenine(2503)-C(2))-methyltransferase RlmN, with protein sequence MISTAQSKTLLGLGASELERWAVTHGQSAFRGRQLHDWLYAKGARDLQEITVLPKSWRASLQDSGVSIGRLKEQDRKVAADATTKLLLGTDDGETLEAVGIPTDQRLTVCVSSQVGCPMACRFCATGKGGLQRSLHTHEIVAQVLSVREVMQRRPSHVVFMGMGEPLLNIEAVLDAIRCLNDDLGIGQRRITVSTVGVPRTLPQLAELAMERLGRAQFTLAVSLHAPNQTLREELIPTAHAYPYDALLDDCRHYLAITGRRVSFEYILLGGLNDHAAHAEELADRVGGFQSHVNLIAYNPIEEEEFQRPKRDRIEAFRRVLEGRGVAVSLRASRGLDQDAACGQLRRRSL encoded by the coding sequence GTGATCAGTACTGCGCAGTCCAAAACGCTGCTTGGGCTCGGGGCTTCTGAGCTGGAACGCTGGGCTGTCACCCATGGACAATCCGCCTTCCGGGGCCGACAGCTTCATGACTGGCTCTACGCCAAGGGAGCGCGAGATCTCCAGGAGATCACGGTGCTCCCGAAATCTTGGAGGGCGTCCCTTCAGGACAGTGGGGTGAGCATCGGACGCTTGAAGGAGCAGGACCGCAAGGTGGCCGCCGATGCCACAACCAAACTCCTTCTGGGAACCGACGACGGGGAAACGCTCGAGGCCGTTGGTATCCCCACCGATCAGCGCCTCACCGTGTGTGTCTCAAGCCAGGTGGGATGCCCGATGGCCTGCCGTTTTTGCGCCACAGGAAAAGGGGGGCTACAGCGCTCGCTTCACACCCACGAGATCGTCGCGCAGGTGCTGAGCGTGCGCGAAGTGATGCAACGCAGGCCATCCCATGTGGTGTTCATGGGCATGGGGGAGCCGCTGCTGAATATCGAGGCCGTTCTGGATGCGATTCGCTGTCTCAACGACGATCTCGGAATCGGTCAGCGCCGGATCACGGTGAGCACGGTGGGGGTGCCGCGCACGCTTCCCCAGTTGGCGGAACTGGCCATGGAGCGGCTTGGTCGCGCCCAGTTCACCTTGGCGGTGAGCTTGCATGCCCCTAACCAAACACTGAGGGAAGAGCTGATTCCCACGGCGCATGCCTACCCCTATGACGCACTCCTGGATGATTGCCGGCATTACTTGGCGATCACCGGCAGGCGGGTGAGCTTCGAATACATCCTGTTGGGCGGTCTCAATGACCATGCAGCTCATGCCGAGGAACTTGCTGATCGGGTCGGTGGTTTCCAGAGCCACGTGAATCTGATCGCGTACAACCCGATTGAAGAAGAAGAATTTCAGCGACCAAAGCGGGATCGCATCGAGGCATTCCGGCGCGTGCTGGAAGGTCGTGGGGTGGCCGTGAGCCTGCGCGCCAGTCGCGGGCTTGATCAAGATGCTGCCTGTGGACAACTCCGCCGACGCTCGCTCTGA
- a CDS encoding chlorophyll a/b-binding protein: protein MIEPTTIPVRRLPRYGFHTHTELLNGRMAMLGFIALLAVEIKLGHGLLVW, encoded by the coding sequence ATGATTGAACCCACCACGATTCCCGTACGTCGCCTTCCCCGGTATGGGTTTCATACCCATACCGAACTGCTGAATGGCCGTATGGCCATGCTCGGGTTCATCGCGCTCTTGGCTGTGGAAATCAAGCTTGGCCATGGACTGCTGGTCTGGTGA